From Arachis hypogaea cultivar Tifrunner chromosome 3, arahy.Tifrunner.gnm2.J5K5, whole genome shotgun sequence:
tataggcttttcaaagtgaaaaatgaaaatgaaattaaaacaaattacaaaaatgaaaatcctaatttaattgatccatgtgcctttgagtcatgttgagtgggctttgcttgctttggatttgagggaaatgggtcttggatggccttggttcaattggtgaagatttgagttcaaagggaatttgaattgaattttgacCCATGGGtgttcccaggaggctgccctgcccttgtggagggcagggcagaaaatgttcGTGCGCCCTTGGTGCGTACTGGTTGGTGTGCGTGTGAGCttggtgtgtgaagatgctgccctgcccttgtggagggcagggcaatgttgccttgcATGTGTGTCTTGCGCACTCACTTCCTTGGACCGTGTCATGATGCGCTCTTCACTCcccttaggtgcttggttcgaaacttggtgaaagcacttgaggagcaattttttcttgattttccatgaagagcacgacattgccctgctctccaagagggcagggcagaaaattgagcgccactttgttttggagtgaggctccagcttcgagccttggtggaagcactttagtttatttttgcttatttttggcccttaaagatgcctctcgttcctacctcaattgtatgccaaatatggattgctatatattgttggaaagctctgaatgtcagctttctaacgcaactggaagcacatcaattggacgtctgtagctcaagttatagccctttgaaggaggcatggtcatgctgtgagcgcccagattttaccttagcgaaattcttgcttccaacctcaatgtgcatcacgattctgccctgcccttggcaagggcagggcagtgtgcgtgctggctgattccttccttgatttggtcatgggccacgcttttaaaagcgtggcctaaggctccaaagtgtaccccaacttcaaagtgtaccccaaagctctttttttctcctttttttgtgcttctttgcttctttttcttcttattttctacaagatttataaaattaaaatatcaagaaaatcttccaattaagtacaaaagaatgcaatatttaagcactaatcatcaatttcttgtatgaaaaacatagaaaaataggtatatgatgacttgtcatcagtagtGATGATTTAGGGTTTGATTTTTGTTCTGTTTATTTTTTTgctctatttattttttgttctgtttattttttgttctgtttattagggtttttattttctaattctattttgaatttcTGTTTCTATAATTCTTGATGTTTTGTTTGTAGGTTTGTTGttataattatacttttttaatttctatttgtaTTATTCTATTTCCTTTATCATAAGTTGTTGATATCATTCTGAGTTTTGAAGATTTTTATGATTCTGTTATAATTTTACTGTTTTGAAtggatttattttttcaaaacttGGAATCAACTAGCACATTTGGGGAAGGAGGTGAAAGGTAGAAGAAATGTAGAAGCTAAAATCTACCAGCACTTTAGATTCTGTTGATCCTGATTTTGTTGAATTTGTTCTCTTCTGATTTGTTTTTTTGTTCTggttttatttgttcttttttatcCAGTTTGGATCTATTTCTGATTCAGTCTCTTCTTGCTTTttgttgcttttttattttttctgagtCTGGTTGATTGTGGTTCTATTTGTGAATAAGTAGGACatggttttttttaattaattgaaaatCGAAAACTCAAACTAAACCAAATggatttaattggtttggtttggttcaatTAACTTTGGTAATAAAGCCAAACCAAACTGGAATGCAGAATTAATATAACattggatcggatgacttttacTTAaataaccgaaccaaaccgcaccgcgaacacccttaGTAGAGACCTGTAATAAACTCTCAGCCATAAGTAAATAAAGAAGAGACAAGCATTCACACTGTTTTATTTCCTTAGTGGTAGCTACGGAGTTTCTCAACAAATGATCGCTCCAAAGGATTTACACTACAATATGGCTATACCTATACAACCTAAGAAGAAAGTTTAGATTCCCTTTCATCCACAAAGATCATGTGATCTACCACATTTTAGGTGTGAAGTCCACCCATGAAGGTTGTGATAGCCAAACCTAACAAATCCCCATCTTCAAACCGGTACCTATATGCATTCTATCTAACTAGTATTTTCACAACTGCATTATGAGAATGTTGACTACAAAGGATACTCATGCCAAAGAATGATAGCTTTATTATGTTCTTTTCTCGAGCACTATCTATTTTTACCCATGGTGGGACATACATCAACTGATAGACCACACTAGCATCCTTGTATTGGGCCccacatttatttttttcatttaatatgTTGGCTTTGCATTGTAAGATAATATTTTTAGATCTGTATATCAGTACCTTTTTCGGATGGAAACAATAAATGCCTCACCTgcatttatttttttggtttcaaatATCAAATGCATAGCCATTATCTTCTAACTAATCTAAAAAATTAATGTCCTATTAACTGCATGTGTAATCTTGTGAAATACTTCTGTCAATATTCACTTGATAAAACTTTTGGGGGGTAATAAAACTGTATTGTGGCACCATTGAATTGGTGAAGTATGCAAAAAATTCTAACTTTTTGTCTCGAACAAATGTAATTGAACCTCAGGGATGGTTTTAGCTTGGACCAAAAATGTTGtaggaaaaatttataatttttttaatcttttgtttCGTATTAGTTAACGCTGCACATTGTTTTGGGCTTTTTTAGTCACAATAGTCCAACCAGAATTTGCAAGCCGAACTAATTTAGAGGATGtcttttttttctaattctagGCCAGGAGAGGGTGTATCTTTTCATCAAAATGTTACTGTGTCTCTTACGGGCCATGCCCAAAATATTTCACAATAACTCTTATCTTTTCTTACCAAGGGAAACATTAAACAGTTCACTTGCATGATATTTTAGGTAGCTAATACCAAAATAAAAAGGTCTCTAAACTACTGTCTCAAACGATGGTTTCTGACTTTTAGGTCTCATGTCAAGTTAGGCCCAAATTATTGTGGTGGGTCTCagtctttttatttttgtaattcttgTGGGTCATGAGAGGGTGTCTTTCTTTAATAACTTGTAATCGTCTCTATTAAAGAGttgggataattttttttttcgttttgcaCAAGATTATCCTATCTTTAACCTTATAAccttatatcttatttttattctctTGCGTGACCCAAATAAAATGATTGAAACCCCTTAACCCCATCAACACACGATGGGGGAACTCTTTTACCTCTCCCATTGTTTAAGAAAATCTCTCCCCTATTTGAACAAACGACGTGCTTCTCGGGATGTGATGGGCTTCTGCATCGTGTCTCGTCACCACTAGCAGCCATCACGCTCAAAACTTGCAACTGTTGTGGTAGTTTTCTTTGCTGGGATTTTTGTGACCTTGTGTTTTTTAGCGATGTTGATTCGTCGTGCAAACCCCTATTCCTGCCGCACTTTTAACCACAAGGCGTTCCGCATACTAACATATTCCAATAACATTCTCAATTTTTCTGTCATGGTTATTGTGAGCAGGAATTTTAACTGCATACGCTGCCTCCCAAATGGACTTTGAACATATCAAGAACCTTGCTTTGTTGCCGGCTCCGATTGCTCCCGATGCATGTTTGTCACCCAGGACGTCTGGAGTTGCCAAACAACTTTGCTGAAGGGCCAGCGGATAAGTAAAcgtcaaattatatattttgtttcatgGATTCAATCACCATGCCCTAACTTGTTAAACACATCCGTTATAATGTAACTTTGgaacactatttttttttttgcagggaGAAGAGTCACAGGAAGCTTTTGACCCAAATAGCACTACGTGTGTAGTCAAATAAGTCAACAAAATCCATGCTGAGATCGCAGAGGTGAGGTTTATCATTCATAACTATAAGCTCCTGAATGAGAAGTATATGTGCATAGTGAAAGAGGTTATTAACGAGCAAGCTATATCACCCCACATTAGAAGTAACTCTCCAAAATTGAGAAATACTACCACAACTGAAGAGAACATGGGAAAAAGAAAAGCCACCTTAAGGACCTACAAGTAGAAGAAAATAACTACCCCCATCACAACCATAGACAACTTCAACTACTTGCCAATTCTGATGCCGCTTTCTACTCCAAAAGGCAGCAAGCTCTGCTTCaaacaaggttctgaaaatcggttcgaatcggccggtcgaaccggttgaaccgtgaACCGATACAAAAAACGAATCGGTCAAAAGTTAAAACCACAGATTTTATAAACTGCCGTTGAACCGCTGAACCGGCTGGGAACCGGTCGGTCAAATCGAATCGTGACCCGGCTGGTTTTTTGAATTTTGCTGAAATGCTGTCGtttttgtgtggaaggagccccgAACCCTAACTTCATCCCTAACTAAAATGCGTTCTTTGCCTCTCTCACACTTAGCCACTGTCCAGAGCTTCTCTCATGGAACTCCTGCTCTTCCCTCACTCCCTCACTTCCGTCCAACCACCGCCTAATACTGTCGCCGTCGCAGCTTCCAACTTTGAACAGCCATCGCCGGCTCCCTCACTCCCCTTCCTTCGCGCAGCAAACGTCACAAACTTCCTTCCCTCCATCGCGCAGCCACCGTTCAATCGTCGAAGCCTCCATCGCGCAGCCACTGTCCCGCCGCGCCAGCTCTGTTCCACCGCGCTCCCTTCAGCGGCCTCTGCTCTGTTCCGTCGCGTGGCCCTTCCCTcgaaggtattttttatttttgtaactgtAATTGTGGTTTTAGTTTGTTGGTTAATCAGTTAATCTGTGATTTGTTTCTGATATTCTTGATTTCAACCTTgctactattaattttttattgtgtatCACTATGCTAATTATCTATGAGATTAATGGGTTGCTGTAAGCCTGTAATATTGATATTGGAAACATAGCAAACATTGAAAATATTGCTGATGGGCAATATTATGTGCAAACATTGTATGAACCAATTGGTGTTGCTggtcagattattccctggaatTTCCCTCTTCTCATGTTTGCTTGGAAGGTTAGTGGCTCTGGTTACTGgctcttctttttaattttgctCTGGTTACTAGTTCTGTTTAATTTCTGAATAGTTGgttcttcttccttttaatttctgaaaattttgttcaaaatttcattttaatattttggGATTTTTTGTAATTGCTCTGGTTACTGTCTCTGTTTCATAATGTACCAATGTTAGTGTAATTGTTGCTGGTTGCTGTCATGTACCACTGTTCTGTTTTTATTCAACCATCTCCGTTGCATTTCAAAGTTTTAGCTCCCTCTCCCTGTTCTGTTCGAATTTCAGAACATGCTCCAGCCTaggtaatttatttttctttacttgttctttcttgtattaattattcagttattattttatttaattgttgtttttaATGATTAGTATGTTGTTCaagtttttgttttcttgttggtTTGCTGTATTTTAAAGCTTTAGttgttcttgttattttgattttcaattctaattgatcttattaacttgttaatttgataaattaatgtTTTAGTGCTGttcttaacttttaaattttagattgttaagttgttatgttgttcttgaccttttgataatttgctaattttataaGTTGTTAAGTATATAAATTGTTCATGATGTTGATCTTAattaattgttcttgttattaGAAAGAGAATGGAATTGAGGTATATCAATTTACAGGTAGCTATAAATTGAAAAGAGGACACTCACTGGGCAGAACTCATTTGTTActtcattaaatatttttttgggtttttgatgCAATACCTGAGATTAAGAATTCAATGGAAGATGAGCAATATTGACTTTCTTTTCGTTTGATTGTTTGAATATGAATTCAAGATTCTGTAAAACTGACTTTTACTAGGAATCCTACAGCTTGCTCAATATGTTTCAGCTCCTCCCAGGTTGAGCCAACATACTGTGCATGACAGATTCAGGttataatataaatatggaatagAAGAAATGATCTCAAATGGTTGATTGGTGCTCACCTCATCAATGGCCTTAATACACCATCTCTCTAATTCACCCAATTCTACCTTTACATACTCTCTATTGCTGAATGAACAACACTCAAAATGTTAGTATTCTCTATGCAGCAAATTGACATGTAATATGAAGATGGTGAATAATTGAATGGTTTgtaattgattatttatttttttgttatttgacttttgtGTTTGTATTTGGATGAGATTATAATATTGTAGCTGATTgtaatacttttaatttggataatattttaaagattattagtctataattatatttttgtgtgtttatttatattttaattattatttttttataaaacggttttttcggttcaaccgtgaacctatgaaccagtgaaccagtagctagagcggttcgatgaccggttcggttttcagaaccttggctTCAAACACAGCAACACTGAACCCGTTCTGGATCGACACCAGGCACTAAGGGGAATAAGCCTAGGGGAAAGAGGATGTTGTTTTCCAGAGCGATCTAAAATAAGGGAGAAAAAAACTTATGTCAGTAGCAGCTCtatcccagggaataatctgaccAGCAACACCAATTGGTTCATACAATGTTTGCACATGATATTGCCCATCAGCAATGTTTTCAATGTTTGCAATGTTTCCAATATCAATATTACAGGCTTACAGCAACCCATTAATCTCATAGATAACTAGCATAGTgatacacaataaaaaaaattaatagtagcaAGGTTGAAATCAAGAATATCAGAAACAAATCACAGATTAACTAATTAACCAACAAACTAAAACCACAATTacagttacaaaaataaaaaataccttcgAGGGAAGGGCCACGCGACGGAACAGAGTAGAGGCCGCTGAAGGGAGTGCGGTGGAACAGAGCTGGCGCGGCGGGACAGTGGCTGCGCAATGGAGGCTTCAACGATCGAACGGTGGCTGCGCGATGGAGGGAAGGAAGTTTGCGACGTTTGCTGCGCGAAGGAAGGGGAGTGAGGGAGCAGGCGGTGGCTGTTCAAAGTTGGAAGCTGCGACGGCGACGGTATTAGGCGGTGGTTGGACAGAAGTGAGGGAGTGAGGGAAGAGCAGGAGTTCCATGAGAGAAGCTCTGGACAGTGGCTGAGTGTGAGAGAGGCAAAGAACGCGTTTTAGTTAGGGATGAAGTTAGGGTTcggggctccttccacacaaaaaCGACAGCATTTCAGCAAAATTCAAAAAACCGGCCGGgtcacggttcggttcgaccgaccggttccCAGCCGGTTCAGCAGTTCAACAGCGGTTTTTAAAATCTACGGTTTTAACTTCTGACCGATTCGTTTTTTGTATCGGTtcacggttcaaccggttcgatcagccggttcgaaccggttttcagaaccttgatccCAGGACTTCAATATGAGGCACAACAAAACTTCCTGCAAATTTGGCATGTTGATAGAAGCTAGTGGGAGAAGGAGATTGGGAAAAAAATTCCTTGTGTAGATACCTAATGACAAGCATAGCTTAATTATAGTAACTCGGATGAACTAAAAACTTGTAATGGATTCTATGTTAATGTTAATGACAACACGCATGAATTTCATTGCAGGGTATGACACTAACTTTCTTCCCCACTAACAACATGAAGATTGTTGGGCTTGATATGTGCGTTGTTGCGTACATATTAAACACAAAGCTTGATAAAGAGTAAGCTTTAATGCATTTTGTTGTAGCCTTCCATTCATTTTTTACTTCATGTTGGACTTTATCGAAATAAATCACGCTAAATGACGTTGAAATTTACAACAAACTCCTTGTTCTGAACCCAAAAATTTTACATAACTTGTCTAAGAAAACTCTAACTCACTTATAAACTTGGATGAACTCGATGCTTAAACCACGTTTCTTTGGTTTGTTTACAGGTGCTGATTCTTCTTGCATGTATGTTGGCTCAAAACTCTACACGGATCTATTGGTTCCTTCCGGCAACCTTCTCTGTGAGTGAACCTCGTCCACTCGTTAATTTCTCAATTTATTATGTGCCTTATTAGTCAGTACATGTTGTTGTGTGTCACTTTTAGTGACTAACTTAGAAGACAAAAAATTTATGCATCACTTAAAGCATTATCCTCGAAAACTTAACTTCGATGAAGTGACCACATAGTTGATAAGGTTTACAACATGCCCATGCACTATATATTAATGTCTGGTTGAGTACATCCATCTATTTAAgttatttaaaagaaattaatgTAAGCAAAATTACTAACATGCAAAGTTGAGTTGCGAAAAATTAGTTTAAGAAATCTACCCTTAATTTACTCATGAATTAGTAACTTCGATCTGCAACATGTGTTATCGGCAGATGTTAATATTTGATTGACttcatttatatatttattttagtttgagAAATTAAccattataatttaatatcatgCCAAGTTGAATGGATGGAAATTGTTTTACATagtcaaaattaatttattgtgtAAAGAAATTATATAGATCTACGAAATGCTATATGGATGACATTTCAATTTTTTCTAATTTCATTGGCGCAGTTATTGTAATTTGATGAATAACAAAACTAATTCGTTATCCATTTAACTATACTTTTGTGAAGTTTTTATTCAGAAACCAACCATTACTTAAGTGTTGACCTCCTAATGTGTACAAAATGCATAACTAGaatataataattcataattCACTTCATTCATATACTGATTAAACTATAAACAAATTACAAATTAGTTTCAATAGCATATTAAATTTCAGCTGCCCACTCTTTGTTTTACAACAAAACCTTTTATAGAGAAATCAGACAATTACTTTGGAATTGAAAATGCAAGCTCactttatgtttatattttattaagctcattcatgtatttatttattttacatataaaaaaaCTAAGAACACGACATTGATATAAGTTACCTTTAAAACCATAAACTTTGTATAAAAAAAGTTGTTTCATGTTAAAGACCTTAACCATTCTACAAAATCTGTTACATTCGGTATAATAATTTAGGTTACATTAGCtatcaattttt
This genomic window contains:
- the LOC112790232 gene encoding uncharacterized protein isoform X2, whose amino-acid sequence is MELLLFPHSLTSVQPPPNTVAVAASNFEQPSPAPSLPFLRAANVTNFLPSIAQPPFNRRSLHRAATVPPRQLCSTALPSAASALFRRVALPSKIIPWNFPLLMFAWKLAQYVSAPPRLSQHTVHDRFRL
- the LOC112790232 gene encoding uncharacterized protein isoform X1 translates to MELLLFPHSLTSVQPPPNTVAVAASNFEQPSPAPSLPFLRAANVTNFLPSIAQPPFNRRSLHRAATVPPRQLCSTALPSAASALFRRVALPSKIIPWNFPLLMFAWKCNCCWLLSCTTVLFLFNHLRCISKF
- the LOC112790232 gene encoding uncharacterized protein isoform X3; this encodes MELLLFPHSLTSVQPPPNTVAVAASNFEQPSPAPSLPFLRAANVTNFLPSIAQPPFNRRSLHRAATVPPRQLCSTALPSAASALFRRVALPSKIIPWNFPLLMFAWKLLPG